In the Acidobacteriota bacterium genome, GCGGTCCCCGAGCCGGAATCGAAGTCAAAACGCGAGATACGAGTATTTCCCGCCGACGATTCGGTGTAATTGACGTAGATGTGCGCTGGCGGGTTTTCCGCCGGGTCGATCGCGACACCGAGCAGTCCTCTTTCCCCACAGCAGCGCACGCGGCTCCGGATGTCGAGAATGACCGAGCGCGATCCATCGGGTCGCAGCGCGACGATCCTCCCGGGTTGCTCGGCGACGAAAAGCCGCGCGTCGTGAGGAGTCGATGCAATCGCGACCGGCTGGTCGAGACCCGAGGCGATCTGGCTGAGCACCACCCCGGCTTTTGCAACGGGACCGAGGAAAGCCACAGCGAGCACGACCGTGCAGATTCGTGGCATGTATTCTCCAATCCGGAAGCCCATCCGGTTAATCCCGGCCGTGCGGCCCGGTTGCCGGTGGTCGGTCGCCTGGGAAGAGTGAAGAGTGAAGAGTGAAGAGTGAAAGAAGAGGCGCCGCGAAGGTTACCTCTTCAGACTCTCATTCTTCCTTCACGACCTGCCCCCCGGATCCTTCGCAGTCCTTCGGCGGCTCCTAATGAAACGACCATGAAATTGTTGGACTTCGACCCTTTACAGCGCTTCGCTTGGTCTGATGTCCCAACCTTCGAGGTCCTTCGCCTGCCCGCCCGACCGCCCGCTCAGGATGACGTTGGTTTGAGTACCCGAGTTCGGTTGTTTATGCACTCACGGGTGTCATTTCCGTTTCACGGCGCAAGGCGCCGGTCACTGCTCAGGATGAGGAGTGCTTTGGGTTCCGCGAGAGCAACCAACAATCCCTGATCCCTGATCCCTAATCCCTAATCCCTGATCCCTGCTCCCTGATCCCCGACCACAAGAACAATCTTGCCGGAGCTGGCGCGGGACTCGATCCGGTCGTGCGCGCGGGCGGCCTGGTCGAGCGGATAGCGCGAATCGATTCGAACGTCGAGCGCGCCTCCGGCGACCATACCGAGCACCTCCCCCGCCCGGTGGCGCAACTGCTCCGTCGTCTCGACATAGTGACCGAGCGACGGCCGCGTCAGGTAAAAGGATCCGCGAGAGAGATTGGTCAGCTCGAATGCGGGGACCGGACCGCTCGACTGGCCGAACGAGACGAGCATTCCCCTCGTTGCAAGGCAGGCGAGACTGTCCGAGAAGGTCGTCCTGCCGACCGAGTCGTAAACGACCTCCACCCCCTTGTTCTCCGAGAGTTTTCCGATCTCGTCTGCGAAATCCGTTTCGGTATAGAGGATGACCTGGTCGGCGCCCGCCTCCCGGACGAGCTCCGCCTTTTCCTCGCTGCTCGTCGTTGCGAACACGGTCACACCAAGACGCTCGAGCATCTGAACGAGCAGCAGTCCCACCCCTCCGGCACCCGCATGAACGAGAGCCCGGTCACCGTGGCGCAGATGGATCGTGTCGTGAGCGAGGTAATGCGCCGTCATCCCCTGGAGCATGCAGGCTGCGGCGAGCTCGAATGAAATGTTCTCGCCGAACGGGACGAGCCGGCCGGCCGGAATCACGGCGTATTCGGCATACGAGCCGGTGAAGGGTGCCCAGGCGACACGCGCCCCCGGTTCGAGATCGCGAACGCCCTCCCCGACCGAATGAACGACACCGGCTCCCTCCTGCCCCGGCGTGAACGGAAGCTCTCTCGGATAGAGCCCGGTACGATGGTAGACGTCGATGAAGTTCACACCCGCCGCCATCACTTCGACGACGACCTCTCCTTCACCCGGCTCCGGAATCTCAGTTTCAATCAACTCCAGCACATCGCTTCCGCCGGTTCTGCTCACCGAGACCGTTCTCATGGGGACCCCTTCCTCTGCCGACCTCTCATCTTCACCCCACCATATAATGACCTCGCATGGAGGATCTCGCCGAAAAGCATTGCATCCCCTGCCGCGGTGGCGTTCCCGTCCTGACGGCAGAGGAGATCGCACCCCTCCTGGAACAGCTCGAAGCGGGCTGGACCGTCATCGACGATCATCACCTCGAAAAGGAGTGGGTGTTCAGCGACTTTGCAACCGCGCTCGCGTTCACCAACCGGGCGGGAGCCATCGCCGAGGAGGAAGGCCATCATCCCGACATCGAGCTCGGATGGGGCCGGGTCAAGGTCACGATCTGGACTCACAAGATCGACGGACTGACCGAAAGCGATTTCATCCTCGCGGCAAAGATCGACAAACAAGCCGGGTCGGCGGACTAGTCGGACTTGTCGGACGGGTCGGACGGGTCGGATGGGCCGGATGGGCCGGCCGGGGTTGATCCAAGCTGCCGCCGGTCGGGAGTACCTCGCGGAACGGTGCGGCGATCCTTCCTCCGTTTCACCCACTGCCGGACGCGGTTCGCCGCCGACTTGCCGATTGCAAAAAGCAGAAGTCTCGCCGGAAGCCACGCCAGACCGATCGCGACAACCACCGCGAGGCAGGCGACGAAGACGATTCCAATCTGAGACATCCGTTTTCTCTCCTTGTGACGTTCCGGCAGTCACTCCCTCTGGATTCCATATTGATCGATCTTCTTGTAGAGATTCGAACGAGGTGTTCCGATCGCCTCCGCCGTTTTGGAGACGTTCCAGCCGTGCTCACGCAGCTTCGCGAGAATGAAGCTCTTCTCCGCCTGATCCTTGAAGTCCTGCAGCGTATTGATCTGCAACGCCCCGGTGATGATTTCCGCCGGCAGCTGGAACATCTCGCCCGGAAGGTCACTCGCATCGATCTCGTCTCCGGGTGACATGATGACGAGCCGCTCGACGACGTTTCGCAGCTCGCGGACGTTTCCGCGCCACGGCGCCTCCCGGAGCGCTTTCTTCGCCGCCGTCGTGAACGTCTTGGCCTTGTGAGCGTACCGCGCCGCGAATAGCGCCGCGAAGTGATCGGCGAGCAGAGGAATGTCGTCCCGTCGCTCCCGCAGCGAGGGGGTTCGGATCGGGATCACATTCAGCCGGTAGAACAAGTCATCCCGGAAACGCCCCTCCTCGATGGCTTGCCGCAAGTCCTTGTTCGTTGCGGCAATCACCCGGACATCGACATTCACCACCGAAGCGGCGCCGACCGGCTCGACTTCACCCTCCTGCAGAACGCGGAGCACCTTCGCCTGCGTCCTTCCCGACATATCGCCGACCTCGTCGAGAAAAATCGTCCCGCCATCCGCAGCCACGAACTTTCCCGTCTGTTTCCGGGTAGCCCCCGTGAACGAGCCCTTTTCGTGTCCGAACAGCTCCGATTCAATCAGTTCTTCGGGAATCGCGGCGCAGTTGACCTGGACGAATGGCTTCGAACGCCGCTCGGAAAGCTCGTGAATCTCTCGCGCGACCAGTTCCTTGCCCGTTCCGCTCTCCCCTTCGATCAGGACGGTCGCCGAGGTCGGCGCGGCTTTGCGGATCTGCTCGCGGAGCGTGTGAATCTCGGCCGATTCCCCGACGATCACCTGCTCCCGCTCCTGCTGGCGCTTCAGCTCGCGGTTCTCTCCACGAAGTGAGCTCTGTTCGGTCGCATTGCGAACCGCGACCAGCAGCCGGTCACGATTCAGCGGCTTCTCGAGAAAGTCCCACGCACCCTTTCGCGTCGCTTCCACCGCCGTCTGAATGTCCCCGTGGCCCGAGATCATGACGACGGGCACGCCGATCTTTCGCTCCGAGAGGTTGTCGAGCACTTCCATTCCGTCGAGTACCGGCATCTTCACGTCGAGCAGCACCACATCGAAAGGCTCGGCGGCGAGGCGCTCGATCCCGTCGCTTCCGGAGCGGGACTCGTGAACCTGGTAGCCCTCATACTCGAGAATCATCCGGATCGCATCACGAACCGAGCTCTCGTCATCGATGATCAGTACACGCCTCGGCATCCCTTTCGACCTCGCTTGCGGAATCCACGCCGCATTCTCTCAGAGTTTTTGCGCATCGGCCGTCGGTAAGGTCTGACACGTCCGACGGGTCTGACAGGTCCGACACGCCCGACAGGTCCCGCGAGAACCGTCCTCGAG is a window encoding:
- a CDS encoding sigma-54 dependent transcriptional regulator — its product is MPRRVLIIDDESSVRDAIRMILEYEGYQVHESRSGSDGIERLAAEPFDVVLLDVKMPVLDGMEVLDNLSERKIGVPVVMISGHGDIQTAVEATRKGAWDFLEKPLNRDRLLVAVRNATEQSSLRGENRELKRQQEREQVIVGESAEIHTLREQIRKAAPTSATVLIEGESGTGKELVAREIHELSERRSKPFVQVNCAAIPEELIESELFGHEKGSFTGATRKQTGKFVAADGGTIFLDEVGDMSGRTQAKVLRVLQEGEVEPVGAASVVNVDVRVIAATNKDLRQAIEEGRFRDDLFYRLNVIPIRTPSLRERRDDIPLLADHFAALFAARYAHKAKTFTTAAKKALREAPWRGNVRELRNVVERLVIMSPGDEIDASDLPGEMFQLPAEIITGALQINTLQDFKDQAEKSFILAKLREHGWNVSKTAEAIGTPRSNLYKKIDQYGIQRE
- a CDS encoding 4a-hydroxytetrahydrobiopterin dehydratase; protein product: MEDLAEKHCIPCRGGVPVLTAEEIAPLLEQLEAGWTVIDDHHLEKEWVFSDFATALAFTNRAGAIAEEEGHHPDIELGWGRVKVTIWTHKIDGLTESDFILAAKIDKQAGSAD
- a CDS encoding quinone oxidoreductase codes for the protein MRTVSVSRTGGSDVLELIETEIPEPGEGEVVVEVMAAGVNFIDVYHRTGLYPRELPFTPGQEGAGVVHSVGEGVRDLEPGARVAWAPFTGSYAEYAVIPAGRLVPFGENISFELAAACMLQGMTAHYLAHDTIHLRHGDRALVHAGAGGVGLLLVQMLERLGVTVFATTSSEEKAELVREAGADQVILYTETDFADEIGKLSENKGVEVVYDSVGRTTFSDSLACLATRGMLVSFGQSSGPVPAFELTNLSRGSFYLTRPSLGHYVETTEQLRHRAGEVLGMVAGGALDVRIDSRYPLDQAARAHDRIESRASSGKIVLVVGDQGAGIRD